CCCATGCCCATGAACACCACGTTGGACAGCCGCGCCTCGCCGCCCGGGATCTCCCCGGCCTTCAGCGCGCGCATGCCGGCGGCGATCTGCTCGACGATCTCGGCGGTCGACAGGTTGCGGGTCAGGCCCGCCTGGCCGGTCGCGCAGAACGGGCAGTTCATACCGCAGCCGGCCTGCGAGCTGATGCACATGGTGACCCGGTCCGGGTAGCGCATCAGCACCGACTCGACGAGGGTGCCGTCGAAGAGCTTCCACAGCGTCTTGCGCGTGGTGTCGTCGTCGCACGAGACGTGGCGCACGACCGACATCAGCTCCGGCATCAGCGCCTCGGTCAGCTTCTCGCGGCTGGCCGCGGGGATGTCCGTCCACTCGCCCGGGTCGTTGGACATCCGGCCGAAGTAGTGGTTGGACAGCTGCTTGGCGCGGAACGGCTGCTCGCCCAGCTCGGCGACGGCCTCCTTGCGCTCGGCGGGGCTGAGGTCGGCAAGGTGTCGCGGGGGCTTGGCGCCACGCGGCGCGACAAAGGTCAGTTCTCCGGGCTTAGGCATGGTTGTTCAAGTGTCGCAGATGGCAGTGAGTGCCCTCCGCCGACAGCCTGCGCCCCTCGGGTACGGGCCGCCGGGCCCCGCCCCGGACATGCCTCGGGCCCCGGGCGGCCGGCGCCCGAGGCCCATGACAGGACGTGTACGCCGGTCAGCTGCCGACGAAGGCCGCCAGCAGCAGCCAGACCACCGGCGCGGTCGGCAGGAGCGAGTCCAGCCGGTCCATGATGCCGCCGTGGCCGGGCAGCAGCGTGCCCATGTCCTTGATGCCCAGATCGCGCTTGATCATGGACTCGCCCAGGTCCCCGAGCGTCGCGGTCACGGCCGCGCAGCCGCCCAGGACCAGGCCCTGCCACCAGCTGCCGTCGTCGATGATCAGCTGCATCAGCAGCGCGCCCGCCAGCATCGACAGCGCCACGCCGCCGGCCAGACCCTCACGTGTCTTGCCGGGACTGATCGTCGGCGCGAGCTTGGTCCGGCCGAACTTGTACCCGACCGCGTACGCCCCGGTGTCACTGCAGACGGTGACGATCAGGAAGAGCACGATCCGCTGCGGGCCGTCGTCCGCCGCCAGCATCATCGCGACGAAAGTCGCCAGGAAGGGCACGTAGAAGGCGGTGAAGATACCGGCCGTGACGTCGCGGAGGTAGTTCTCCGGCGGTGCGGACATCCGCCAGACCATCACCGCGAGACCGGTCAGCGCGAGCGAGGCGGCCGCCCACTCCACCCCGGCCCAGTAGCCCGTCGAGAGCATCGCGACGCTGCCCGCGACCAGCGGGATCAGCGGAGCCTTGATCTCCTTGCGCTCGGTCAGCCGGCTGGACAGCTCCCAGACGCCCACCACGACGGCTGCCATCACGACGAACAGGAAGAGCGCCTTCACGACGAACAGCGAGGCGATGATCACCGCGCCGAGGCCGACCCCGACGCCTATCGCGGCCTGGAGGTTACGGCCGCCGCGCTGCTTGCGAGGCTGCGGGTCGGGCTGGGCCACTGGTGTCTCCTGCCCTGGGTAGGACGGCACGGGGTGGTGCTGCGCGGAATGGTGCTGCGCCGGGTGGTGCTGTGCGGTGTGCTCCTGCCCCGGGTACTGCTGCGGCGAGGGCTGACCCTGCTGCGGGTGCTGCGGGTACTGCGACGGGCCGCCCTGCGGCGGTTGCTGCGGCTGTGGCGGCGGCTGCAGTTGCTGGTGCTGCGACTGGTGCGGCTGGTCCGGCTGTTGCGGCCCGGGGTACGAACCGCCCGCGCCGAACCCGCCGTCGGACGGCTGCGCGGCCTCCGGCCTGCGATGCGCCGCCCGCTGCGGCCCGGAGTGCCGCGGCGCGGACGGCTGCGCCGGCCCGTCGAGCAGGCCGGTGATCGGTGGCAGGACCACCGTCTCCTCCACCGAGGGCAGACCGGACGCCGGCTGCTCGTCACGGAACAGCGGGCCGCTGAGGCGGCCCGGCACGCGCGTCTGCTGCTGGTCCTGGTGCTGCCCGTGCCCCTGGACGGGGCGGTCGGGGGCGCCGGCCGGCCGGTACGGCTCGGGCGGAGTCACCCGGGGGTTCTCCTGGCCGGAGCCGTCCTGGACTGGGCGCATGAACTGAGTCTGCGCCGCATCGTCGCCCCAGTACACCGGGGGCTGCTGCGAGTGACCCATTTGGTGCTGGTCACCCGCAGCAGACGACGGCGCGGCGGGGTACGGCGGCAGGTACTGCTGGTCGGATGAGCCCCAGTAGCCAGGGGCGTCAGGGGCGTCGTTCATCAGACTTCGAGCAGCTCGGCTTCCTTGTGCTTCAGCAGCTCGTCGACCTGCGCGACGAAACGCGCGGTGAGGTCGTCCAGCTCCTTCTCGGCGCGGCGGCCCTCGTCCTCGCCGTGCTCGCCGTCCTTCACCAGCTTGTCGATGGTGTCCTTGGCCTTGCGGCGCACGGAACGGATGGAGACCTTGGCGTCCTCTCCCTTGCCGCGCGCGACCTTGATGTACTCCTTGCGGCGTTCCTCGGTCAGCTGCGGGAACGACACCCGGATGATGGAGCCGTCGTTCGACGGGTTGACGCCCAGGTCGGAGTCGCGGATCGCGGTCTCGATGTTGCGCAGGGCGGTCTTGTCGAACGGCGTGATGATCGCCATCCGCGGCTCCGGCACGGCGAACGAGGCGAGCTGGTTGATCGGCGTCAGGGCGCCGTAGTAGTCCGCCACGATCTTGGCGAACATCGCCGGGTGGGCCCGGCCGGTGCGGATGGCGCCGAAGTCGTCCTTGGCGACGGCGACGGCCTTCTCCATCTTCTCCTCAGCTTCGAGGAGGGTCTCTTCGATCACGGTCTGCTCCCTGTCCGGTGTGCCTTGATGCCGTACTGATGTCCCGTCGGGCCCGTCACGCTCCGGGCCGACGGCTTGCTGCTGCGGCCGACGTGCAGGCTGCTCAGGCCCGGACGGAATCCTGGCTGATGAGCGTGCCGATCTTCTCACTCTTCACGGCGCGGGCGATATTGCCCTCGGCCAGCAGCTCGAAGACCAGCATCGGCAGGTTGTTGTCCTTGCACAGCGTGATCGCGGTGAGGTCGGCGACCTTGAGGTCGCGTGCGATGACCTCGGAGTACTCCAGGGCGTCGAACTTGACCGCCTCCGGGTTGGTCCGCGGGTCGGCGTCGTAGACACCGTCCACACCGTTCTTGCCCATCAGCAGCACCTCGGCGTGGATCTCCAGCGCGCGCTGGACCGCCGTGGTGTCGGTGGAGAAGTACGGCATGCCCATACCCGCGCCGAAGATCACCACGCGGCCCTTCTCCAGGTGCCGGACGGCGCGCAGCGGCAGGTAGGGCTCGGCGACCTGGCCCATCGTGATGGCGGTCTGGACCCGGGTCTCGATGCCTTCCTTGATCAGGAAGTCCTGGAGGGCGAGGCAGTTCATCACGGTGCCGAGCATGCCCATGTAGTCGGAACGGGCCCGGTCCATGCCGCGGACCTGGAGTTCGGCGCCGCGGAAGAAGTTGCCACCACCGATCACCACCGCGACCTCGGTACCGGCGCGGACCACCGTGGCGATCTCACGCGCGATCGCGTGCACGACGTCCGGGTCGACGCCGAGGCCGCCGCCACCGGCGAACGCCTCACCGGACAGCTTGAGCAGAACCCGGCGGCGCCGGACTTCCTGCGCGGTCTCCTGCGTCTCCTGCATGGACTTCTCCTTCTACACCTGCTGATTCACAGGCCCGGGCGTGCGGGTCCCCGACCTGCGCGTACACGCGAGGAGGCCACTGCCGCGGGAACCGGTACGGTGTCCTGCACGGCAATGGCCTCCTCGTCGTTCATGGTGCCGACGTGCCCCCTGGGGGTGCGGAGAGCCCGATCGGCGCGTTCCTTCCCGTCCTGGTCAGTGGACGGGGGTGGTTCCTAGCCTATGCGGGCCGGAACCTCCGTGGAACGTGGCTCAGGCGCCGACGCGGAAGCGCGCGAAACGCTTGAGGGCGACGCCGTTCTCCTCGAGAACCTTGGCGACGGACTTCTTGCTGTCCTTCGCGAAGGCCTGCTCCAGGACGGAGTTCTCCTTGACGAAGCCGGTGACGCGACCCTCGACGATCTTCGGCAGGGCAGCCTCGGGCTTGCCCTCCTCACGAGCGGTGGCCTCGGCGACGCGACGCTCGTTCTCGAGGTCCTCGGCCGGGATGTCCTCGCGGGAGAGGTACTTCGGCGCGAAAGCCGCGATGTGCTGCGCGACGTCCTTGGCGACCACGGCGTTCTCGGTGTCGAGCTCGACGAGGACACCGATGGTCGGCGGGAGGTCCGGGTCCGACTTGTGCAGGTAGACCGCGACGTAGCTGTCAGCGTCGAACTGCGCGAAGCGGCGGAAAACGATCTTCTCGCCCAGGGAGGCGTTGGCCTCGTCCACGAACTGCTGGACGGTCTTGCCGGCCTCGATCTCGCTGGCCAGCGCGGCCTCGATGTCGGCCGGGGAGGTGGCGGCGACGTGTGCGGCGATCGCGTTGGCGACCTCGACGAACTTGCCGCCCTTGGCGACGAAGTCGGTCTCGCAGTTCAGCTCGACCAGGACGCCGGACTTGTTGCCCTCGGCGATCAGCGCGGCGACGGCGCCGTTGGAGGCGTCACGGCCCTCGCGCTTGGCGACGCCCTTCTGACCCTTGATGCGGAGCTGCTCGACGGCCTTCTGGACGTCGCCGTCGGCCTCGACGAGAGCGTTCTTGCAGTCCAGCATGCCGGCGCCGGTGAGCTCACGGAGCTTCTTGACGTCCGCGGCGGTGTAGTTCGCCATGGTGTGAATCTCTTCTCGCGTCTCGCGTGTCTGCGTGGGGTTGTACCGGGGCTGGTGGTTCAGCCCCGGCACGGGAGAGAGGGGCACCTACCGGTGTCGTACCGGCGGGTGCCCCTCGCCCTTGGGTACGTCAGGCCTGCTCGGCCTCGGCGGCCGGAGCCTCGGTGGCCTCGGCGGCGGGGGCCTCGGCGGCGGGGGCCTCGGCAGCGGGGGCCTCGGCAGCGGGGGCCTCGGCCTCGGCGGCGGGAGCCTCAGCCTCGACGGCGACCTCGGCGGCCGGGGCCTCCTCGGCCTTCTTCTCGCCCTCGATGAGGTCCTTCTCCCAGTCGGCCAGCGGCTGGTCGGCGCCCGGCTCGGCCTTGACGTCGCCCTTCGCAACACCGGCGCGGGCCTTGAGGCCCTCGGCGACGGCGTCGGCGATCACGCGGGTCAGCAGCGTGACGGAGCGGATCGCGTCGTCGTTGCCCGGGATCTTGTAGTCGACCTCGTCGGGGTCGCAGTTGGTGTCGAGGATGGCGACGACCGGGATGTTGAGCTTCCGGGCCTCGCCGACCGCGATGTGCTCCTTCTTGGTGTCGACGATCCAGACAGCGCTGGGAACGCGCTGCATGTCACGGATACCGCCAAGGGTCTTCTCGAGCTTGGTGTGCTCGCGCTCGAGGACCAGGAGCTCCTTCTTGGTGAGACCGGAGCCGGCCACGTCCGAGAAGTCGATCTCGCCGAGCTCCTTCATCCGCTGAAGGCGCTTGTAGACCGTCTGGAAGTTGGTCAGCATGCCGCCGAGCCAGCGCTGGTTCACGTAGGGCATGCCCACGCGGGTGGCCTGCTCGGCGATGGCCTCCTGGGCCTGCTTCTTGGTGCCGACGAAGAGGACGCTGCCGCCGTGGGCAACCGTCTCCTTGACGAACTCGAAGGCGCGGTCGATGTAGTTCAGCGACTGCAGCAGGTCGATGATGTAGATGCCGTTGCGCTCCGTGAAGATGAAGCGCTTCATCTTCGGGTTCCAACGACGGGTCTGGTGACCGAAGTGGACGCCGCTCTCCAGCAGCTCCCGCATCGTGACGACGGCCATGGCCGTGCTCCTCGGTGTTACGCCCGGCGCTGGCGTTTCCGCGGTTGCCGGGTCGGGCTCGGTTTGTCCGCGACGGCCAGGTGACCGCCACGCCTGACGCCCCGAACGTGCCGAGCCGCTGCGGCCTGGGCGGTCGGAACCGCGTCAGGCTCGGCGGACCGAGCGGCACTCGCACCTGGCGACGGCGGCGGTGAAACCGCTGCTTTCGACCGGTGGCGGGGCGTGCGAAGTCGACCCGGCAGACCGGGTCGCGTGTGAAGTGTACGGGAAGCGCCGAGCGGGCGGCGACTCGAAGCGTTGCGCGGGCCCCGGGACAGGGCGGATCCCGCACTGTCGGAGCACCCTCGGTGGCCCCGGGCCGGGCTCGCCTCACCCGTTCGGACGGCTGATCGGACACGGGGATCGATCGGACACGATGGGTCGGGTGGTCGGGTCGGTGATCGGTGGTCGGGTCGGTGATCGGTGGTCGGGTCGGTGGTCGGGCGGTCGGGTCGGTGGTCGGGCGGTCGGGTCGGTGGTCGGGCGGTCGGGTCGGCGGTCGGGCGGTCGTTGAGTCGAGCGGGTAGGTCAGCAGGTGGGTCGGCCTGCCGGTGTTGGGCAGGCCGGTAGGCGGGCGGACGGCGAGTGGGGCGGTAGGCGTGGGGCGGTTGCGGGTCGGTGCCGGGGTTGTCCACAGGGGCCGGTTGTCCACAGGTTCACGGCGGGGGCTGGTGACCGCGGCCGGTCGCCGCGACCCTCGTCCGCATGGCCCCTCACCTGAAGCTCGTCCCTCCCGTGTCCTGCTGCGCCGGCTCGGCCCTGCCGCCGAGGCCGGACCGCCCCCGGCACACGGTGCTGCTCGCCCTGCTGCTCGCGGCAGTGTTCCTTCTGACGCTCCCCGGACCGCTGGCACACGCGCTGCCCGCGCGAGTGCCTCACGCGGAAGTGGGCCCGGTTCACGCGGCCGCGCCACCCTTGCCCACCGAGCGGGCCTGGCCGGTGGGCGGCCCCGCCGACCTGCTCCGCCGGTTCGACGCGCCGGCCACCAAGTGGGCGGCCGGCCATCGCGGGGTCGACCTGGCAGCCGTGGCGGGCAGCGAGGTACGGTCCGCGGCGCCCGGGGTGGTGACCTTCTCCGGCGTGGTCGCGGGACGTCCCGTGGTCACGGTGAGCCATCCCGGCTCGGGAACCCCGCCGCTTCGTACGACCTACCTGCCCGTTGCCGGAACCCTCCCGGTCGGTACGCAGGTGAGCGCGGGCATGCCCGTCGGACTGCTCACCCCGGGACTCGGACACTGCGCCGAAGGTTGCCTCCACTGGGGTCTGCTGCGTGGCGACCGCTACCTCGATCCGCTGGCGCTGCTCGGCACCGGGACGGCCCGCTTGCTCCCGCTCCACAGCTGAGCCTGCGCGCGATCCGTCCCCAGGGGCCGGCCCGCTCGCGAGACTCGCGAGCGCTTCCCGAGCCGGGTACGAGCAGGGCCGGACCTGTGCGACTGCCAGGGGCTCCGCTGTCTAGGCGAGCGACCCGGGGCTGCCGGACTCGGGGCTACCGGACTTGGGGCTACCGGGCTCCGAACTGCCAGGCTTGGGGCTGGCCGCCGGGCGCGCGTCGGTACCCGGGGCGCTGCGCCGGGCCTCGCCCGTTGCGACGGTGCGCGTCCCGAGCCCGTGGAGTGCCAGGGCGACGGCAGCGTCCGCGATCTCCTGCGACTCTTCGCCCGAGCCGGAGGCGGCGCTGCGCTCGCAGCGCTTCACCGCGGCTTCCACCACACCCTGAAGCAGGGCCGCGGCCAGCCGCGGCCGGTCGTGCCCGAGATCGTCGAGCGCCTGGACCACCAGCCCGACGAGTCTGCCGTGCGCGGCCCGGATCCGCTCCCGCGCGGCCTCGTCCAGTTCCAGGGCCGAGATCGCCACGACCGCCCGGTGCCGGGGGTCCCCCGCAAGCGCGAGCTGACCGCGGACATAGGCCTCGATGCGGTCGGCCGCGTGGTCGCACCCGGCCATGCCGGCCTCGATCTCGGCCGCCCAGAGCGGGAAGTCCACCTCGCACAGCGCCTCGACCACGGCGGCGCGGGAACGGAAGTACTCGTAGACCGAACTACGGGCCAGCCCGGTGCGCGCCGCGAGTGCGGGGAACGTCAGGGCGTCCATCCCACCTTCGGTGAGCAGGCTGCGGGCAGCATCGAGAAGGGCTGCCCGCTGCAGGTGGCGATGCTCGGCCAAGGTGGCTGCTCGGATCTTCGGCACGGCTCCACTGTACGGAGCCCGCCGCCCCGCCGGAACGGTGCCGCGCTACCCGCGCCGCCCAGGGCGGCGACGGCCGGCGAAACGCCGGTCGCGGCCCGCCCGTCAACGCAGCCGGGCTCAGCGGATGTCGGACAGCTTCGCCCTCAACTGCAGGACCGACTTGGTGTGGATCTGGCTCACCCTGCTCTCGGTCACGCCGAGCACCTGGCCGATCTCCGCGAGCGTCAAACCCTCGTAGTAGTACAGCGTCACCACGGTCTTCTCCCGCTCCGGGAGCGTGTTGATCGCATTGGCCAGCAACCGTCGCAGCTCGCGGTCCTCGGCGACCGCGACCGGGTTGTCGGCGCCGCGGTCCTCCAGGACGTCCACCAGGCTCAGCCGGTCGCCACCCTCCACTGCCGGATGCAGCAGCTCGTCCAGGGCGACGACGTTGGCGAGCGAGAGCTGACTGAAAATGGCGTGCAGGTCCTCGATGGCGATGCCCATCTCGGCCGCCACCTCGGGCTCGTGGGGTGTCCGGCGGAGCTTCGCCTCCAGCGTCGCGTACGTCCGTTCGACGGCTTTGGCCTTCTGCCGCACCGATCGCGGGATCCAGTCCAGTGCCCGAAGCTCGTCGATGATCGCGCCACGGATACGACTGATGGCGTACGTCTCGAACTTGATCGCGCGGTCGATGTCGAACTTCTCGATGGCGTCGATCAGCCCGAAGACTCCGGAGGAGACGAAGTCGGCCTGTTCGACGTTGGCGGGCAGGCCCACGCCCACCCGGCCGGCCACGTACTTGACCAGCGGGGAGTAGTGAAGGATCAGCTGCTCCCGCAGACGCGCGTCGCCGGTCTCCTTGTAGGAGCGCCAGAGGGCGTCCAGCGCGGTGCGGTCCACCCCGCCCGTCTCCCGCCGGGCCGCGGGGGCCCGGCCGGATCCGGGTGCGGTGCGCGGCGACGTCGCGGCCTTGACCGCCGACCGGCCCGAACGCGGCGGCTCCGCACGACCTGCCGTACGCGCCCCGCCCTCGGCCGGCAGGACGTCGGTCGCCGTCGGCGCTGCGGTGTCGGCCGGCGCGGCGCTGTCGCTCGGCGCAGCGTCGGCGACGCCGGCTGCGCCGAGCGTGCCCGCGGTGCCGACGGCCATCTCGATGGCGCCGGCCGAGTCAGCCGTGGCGGCTGCGCCGGCAGGAGCGACGGCCGTGGCGGGAGGGGCCGCTGCCGCCGGGGCCGAGGGTGGTGCGAGCGGGAGGGTCGGTGCGGCCGGTGCGGTTTCGGCCGATGTGCCGCCTGCGGTGGCTCGCCCGCTCTGCCGGGCCAACCCCATCGCGCCCAGCGTCTTCGGCTGGAGGTCGGCCCCGGAACGTGTCTCGGTCCTCGGCCCTCCCGAGGACCGACCGCTGCCGGTCACCCTGTGTCCGGGAATGTGTGTGGGCATACGTTGGTCTGCGCCATTCTGCCGAGTCGTGTGCTGATAGGGAAGCCAATGGCGAGCGTAGCGTGACCGACTCACTGCAATGCGCTACCGCCACTCGGTCGTCCCCCGATCCGGTGGCGTCCCGGCCGCACCCCTGGGCGGTGCGCCCCGACGCTCGCGACGGGCGGAACAACCCCGCCGGATCACCTCCCGCGGACCAGCCTCCAGTGCGCCCCGGACCGCTCGACGAATCCCAACGAGCCCAGTTCGTAGAGGCGTTGCAGAACTTCGTCCGGCGGCAGCCCGGACTCCCGTGCCAGCCGCTCGACCGGTGCCCCCTCGGCGGTCGCCGGTACGGCTTCGAGGACTCTGGCGACCGCCGGCTCCAGAAGATCCCGAGGCAGAACCGGCCCGGCGCGGCGCGGCGCCAGGTCGTCACCGATCGCCCCGATCAGCTCACCGATCTCGGCCGCGTCGGTGACCAGGGTGGCGGCGCCGCTACGGATCAGCGCATGCACACCGGCCGAGAGCTCGGAGGTGACGGGGCCGGCGACACCCATGGTGTGCCGGTTGAGATCGCGGGCGCGCCGCGCCGTGCTGAGCGCCCCGCTGCGCATGGCCGCCTCGACCACCACCGTGCCCCGGGTCAGGGCTGCGATGACCCGGTTGCGCAGGACGAAGCGAAAGCGGTTCGGGTGCTCCCCCGGCGGGAGTTCGCTGAGCAGCAACCCCTGCTCGGAGATCCGGCGGATCAGCTCCGTATGCCCATGCGGGTAGGACATGTCGACCCCGCAGGCGAGCACACCGATGGTGAGCCCTCCGACCGCGAGTGCCCCCCGATGCGCGGCGGCGTCGATCCCGTACGCCGCGCCGGACACCACCACCCACCCGCGCTCGGCGAGCTGCGCTCCCAACTCCCCAGCCACGTGCGCGCCGTAACCGGTGCAGGCGCGGGCGCCGACCACCGAGACCGAACGCAGGGCCAGCAGCCGCAGTGAGCCGGTGCCGATAACCCAGAGCCCGATGGGTCTCCCCGAGCCGAGATCGTCCAGTTGGCTGGGCCATTCCGTGTCCCCCGGAATGATGAAGCGGCCACCACGGGTTCGTACCCGTTCCAGGTCCGCCGACGGATCCACCCCGGTCAACCGTGCGCGGTAGGAGGCCAGCCGCCCCGGGTCGAGATCCGGTTCGTCGGGCGCCCGGTTGTCGCGGATGCAGGCCACCACCGTGGCCGCCTCGGCCCGGGCCAGCCATCGGCCGAGGACGGCGTCGCCGGGCTCACTGAGTCTGCTGAGCGCCGCTCTGGCCAGCCGCTCCCGCTCGATCTGCGGGGGTGCGCCGCACTCCGGCCCGGACTTCGTCCCGGGCTCGGCCGATGCCGGTCCGGCCCTCGACGCCCGACCGGGGCCGGGCTGGTCCGTCGCGGGTCGAGCGGCCCCGGCCCGAGCGGCTCCGGCCTGAACGGCGGTGGGGCGAACAGGCGTGGATCGATCTGCCGTCGGTTGAACAGCTGTGGACTGGGCCGATGCCGCTTCGTCGGGTGCGTGCTGACGGGTGGTCCGGGTAGTGCGGTTCACCGTCACCTCCATGGTTGACCTTCGGTCAGTGCTGAGTAAGGGGTGGTGGGGCCTCGACCCCGGACTTCGCCGGGCGGGCAGTTGGGTCGGGTCAGGCCCGCCGAGAGCCGGCCGGACGCTGTGAGCCGGCGGTTCGCCCCGCGAGCGGGAGCCCGTGATCGACTCCGGTGCGCAGGACGAGTGCGGTGCGCAGATCACGTTGGTCGGGTCGCTGCCGCCCCGCGAGATCGGCCACCGTCCAGGCCACCCGGAGCACCCGGTCCAGCCCGCGGGCGGTGAGCAGACCTCGTTCCAACTGGCTCGCGGCCTCGGTCATCGCGCCCGGCGCCAGTTCCCAGCGGGTGCGCAGATGGTGGCCCGGCACCTCCGCGTTCGTCCGCCACGGGGTGTCGGCCAGGCGCGCGGCCGCGCGGTTCCGGGCCTCCCGCACCCGGGCCGCGACCGTCGCGGTGGTCTCCGCCGTACTGTCGTGCTCCATCAGCTCGGCCCGGGTCACGGGGGCCACCTGTACCTGCAGGTCGACCCGGTCCAACAGCGGGCCCGACAACCTGCCCTGGTAGCGGTTCACCATGACGGATGTGCATTCGCAACCGCCGCCGCGCAAGGAGTGCCGGCCGCACGGGCAGGGGTTGGCGGCCAAGCAGAGCAGGAATCTGGCGGGCAACCGAAGCGAGCCGGCCGATCTGGCGATCACCACCTCGCCGGACTCCAGCGGTTGGCGCAGCGCGTCCAACACCCGGACGGGAAATTCCGGCGCCTCGTCCAGGAAGAGCACGCCGCGATGGGCCAGTGAGACCGCGCCCGGTCTGGGAAGCCCGCTGCCGCCCCCGACGATGGCGGGCATGGTGGTGGAGTGGTGCGGGGCGCAGTACGGCGGGCCGGCGATCAGCGGGCGCCCGGGTGGCAGGAGACCGGCGACGGAATGGACCGCTGTGACCTCCAGCGCCTCGGACTGCGTGAGCGGTGGGAGCAGGGCCGGCAATCGCTCGGCCAACATCGTCTTGCCTGCTCCCGGCGGCCCTTTGAGGTAGAGGTGATGGCCTCCGGCGGCCGCGATCTCCAGTGCGCGACGGGCCTCGTACTGGCCGGCGACATCGGCGAGGTCGACCGGCGCACTCGCCTGCCCCGCGAGCCCTCGCATCCCCGAGCCGGGCAGCATCAGCCCGGCCAGCATCGGATCGGGGCGCCCGGCCACGGTGTCGTCGGCCTCCTCCGGTACCGGCGCGTTGGTGAGGACGGCGATCAGCTGGCGAAGGCTGCGGACGCCGATGACGGAGACCCCGGGGACGAGAGCGGCCTCGGCTGCGGTCTGCTCCGCCACCACGACCTGCCGGTAGCCGGCCTCGGCTGCGGCGAGTACGGACGGCAGCACCCCTCGTACGGGTCGCACCCGGCCGTCCAGGCCGAGCTCCCCGATGATCAGAAGCTCCGCGATGGTGGAGGGATCGAGCCGTTCCGCGGCCGCCAGCACGGCGCAGGCGACGGCGAGGTCGAATCCGCTGCCACTCTTGGGTACCGAGGCGGGACTCAGGCCTACGGTCAGTTTGCGCTGGGGCCAGGGCTCGCCACTGTTGACGACCGCGGCCCGGACCCGGTCCCGGGCCTCCGACAGCGCCTTGTCCGGCAGCCCGACCAGACTGAACGCCGCAACTCCCGGTTCGAGGTCGGCCTGGACCTCGACCACGACGCCGTCGACGCCGACCAGGGCGACCGAGCAGGTGCGTGCGAAGGCCATGTCACACCACCCCGCGGAGGTGTTCCACGGTGGCCGCGCCCCTGATCCGGTTGATCACAGCCACCAGGTCGATCCGTACACCACCGGGCGGTGGCGGGGCCGGCCACGGCGCGTCGGCAGCAGCCCCCGCCGCACGGCTGTTCCCGCCGCGCTCCTCCCGACCGGGCGGGCTCGTACCGGAAGCGCCTGCGTCCAGGGGGCTCGCATCGGGTCCCTGCGCCCCGGCGGCCATGGCGAGGGAACGGCCCGTGCCAGGGATGCTCACGCCCTCCGCCAAGGCGGCGAAGTGGACGGGCCAACGCTCGGCGAGCCAGCGTTCGGCCAACCGCCGCAAGCGGTCGGCCTTGACCCCGTCGATGGCCTCGGTGGGCTGCTGGAAGCTCCGTTCGGAGCGGGTCTTCACCTCGCAGACGGCCAAGGTCTCGCCGTCCAGTGCGACGATGTCCA
The sequence above is a segment of the Kitasatospora sp. NBC_00240 genome. Coding sequences within it:
- the dprA gene encoding DNA-processing protein DprA; protein product: MERERLARAALSRLSEPGDAVLGRWLARAEAATVVACIRDNRAPDEPDLDPGRLASYRARLTGVDPSADLERVRTRGGRFIIPGDTEWPSQLDDLGSGRPIGLWVIGTGSLRLLALRSVSVVGARACTGYGAHVAGELGAQLAERGWVVVSGAAYGIDAAAHRGALAVGGLTIGVLACGVDMSYPHGHTELIRRISEQGLLLSELPPGEHPNRFRFVLRNRVIAALTRGTVVVEAAMRSGALSTARRARDLNRHTMGVAGPVTSELSAGVHALIRSGAATLVTDAAEIGELIGAIGDDLAPRRAGPVLPRDLLEPAVARVLEAVPATAEGAPVERLARESGLPPDEVLQRLYELGSLGFVERSGAHWRLVRGR
- the rpsB gene encoding 30S ribosomal protein S2, which encodes MAVVTMRELLESGVHFGHQTRRWNPKMKRFIFTERNGIYIIDLLQSLNYIDRAFEFVKETVAHGGSVLFVGTKKQAQEAIAEQATRVGMPYVNQRWLGGMLTNFQTVYKRLQRMKELGEIDFSDVAGSGLTKKELLVLEREHTKLEKTLGGIRDMQRVPSAVWIVDTKKEHIAVGEARKLNIPVVAILDTNCDPDEVDYKIPGNDDAIRSVTLLTRVIADAVAEGLKARAGVAKGDVKAEPGADQPLADWEKDLIEGEKKAEEAPAAEVAVEAEAPAAEAEAPAAEAPAAEAPAAEAPAAEATEAPAAEAEQA
- the tsf gene encoding translation elongation factor Ts, giving the protein MANYTAADVKKLRELTGAGMLDCKNALVEADGDVQKAVEQLRIKGQKGVAKREGRDASNGAVAALIAEGNKSGVLVELNCETDFVAKGGKFVEVANAIAAHVAATSPADIEAALASEIEAGKTVQQFVDEANASLGEKIVFRRFAQFDADSYVAVYLHKSDPDLPPTIGVLVELDTENAVVAKDVAQHIAAFAPKYLSREDIPAEDLENERRVAEATAREEGKPEAALPKIVEGRVTGFVKENSVLEQAFAKDSKKSVAKVLEENGVALKRFARFRVGA
- the frr gene encoding ribosome recycling factor; translation: MIEETLLEAEEKMEKAVAVAKDDFGAIRTGRAHPAMFAKIVADYYGALTPINQLASFAVPEPRMAIITPFDKTALRNIETAIRDSDLGVNPSNDGSIIRVSFPQLTEERRKEYIKVARGKGEDAKVSIRSVRRKAKDTIDKLVKDGEHGEDEGRRAEKELDDLTARFVAQVDELLKHKEAELLEV
- a CDS encoding M23 family metallopeptidase, yielding MAPHLKLVPPVSCCAGSALPPRPDRPRHTVLLALLLAAVFLLTLPGPLAHALPARVPHAEVGPVHAAAPPLPTERAWPVGGPADLLRRFDAPATKWAAGHRGVDLAAVAGSEVRSAAPGVVTFSGVVAGRPVVTVSHPGSGTPPLRTTYLPVAGTLPVGTQVSAGMPVGLLTPGLGHCAEGCLHWGLLRGDRYLDPLALLGTGTARLLPLHS
- a CDS encoding phosphatidate cytidylyltransferase, coding for MQPPPQPQQPPQGGPSQYPQHPQQGQPSPQQYPGQEHTAQHHPAQHHSAQHHPVPSYPGQETPVAQPDPQPRKQRGGRNLQAAIGVGVGLGAVIIASLFVVKALFLFVVMAAVVVGVWELSSRLTERKEIKAPLIPLVAGSVAMLSTGYWAGVEWAAASLALTGLAVMVWRMSAPPENYLRDVTAGIFTAFYVPFLATFVAMMLAADDGPQRIVLFLIVTVCSDTGAYAVGYKFGRTKLAPTISPGKTREGLAGGVALSMLAGALLMQLIIDDGSWWQGLVLGGCAAVTATLGDLGESMIKRDLGIKDMGTLLPGHGGIMDRLDSLLPTAPVVWLLLAAFVGS
- the pyrH gene encoding UMP kinase — protein: MQETQETAQEVRRRRVLLKLSGEAFAGGGGLGVDPDVVHAIAREIATVVRAGTEVAVVIGGGNFFRGAELQVRGMDRARSDYMGMLGTVMNCLALQDFLIKEGIETRVQTAITMGQVAEPYLPLRAVRHLEKGRVVIFGAGMGMPYFSTDTTAVQRALEIHAEVLLMGKNGVDGVYDADPRTNPEAVKFDALEYSEVIARDLKVADLTAITLCKDNNLPMLVFELLAEGNIARAVKSEKIGTLISQDSVRA
- the whiG gene encoding RNA polymerase sigma factor WhiG, yielding MAVGTAGTLGAAGVADAAPSDSAAPADTAAPTATDVLPAEGGARTAGRAEPPRSGRSAVKAATSPRTAPGSGRAPAARRETGGVDRTALDALWRSYKETGDARLREQLILHYSPLVKYVAGRVGVGLPANVEQADFVSSGVFGLIDAIEKFDIDRAIKFETYAISRIRGAIIDELRALDWIPRSVRQKAKAVERTYATLEAKLRRTPHEPEVAAEMGIAIEDLHAIFSQLSLANVVALDELLHPAVEGGDRLSLVDVLEDRGADNPVAVAEDRELRRLLANAINTLPEREKTVVTLYYYEGLTLAEIGQVLGVTESRVSQIHTKSVLQLRAKLSDIR